tcgtttgttAGCAACAAATgcgcccacccacacacacgcagccgCCGCCTGCACAGTGCTAGTGAGAGACCTGACTTTGCCTTAATTGGATGGAAATAAATGATGTTTTCCGCAAAGGGtgttccacacacaaaacattttacacacaGCTACACGTGTACATATTGTactatacatatgcatgtattgAGTGGAAACATGTGTTCTGTTTGTCACTTTTACCAACTTTATGAGTGGGTCTCTTTGCCCCTAACCACTAGCCATTAGCCTCCTCCTTCTCACACCCCCACCCAAGGCACAATTCTTTTGCCTTATTTGCTCCACTTTTCCTTttagtcgtagtcgtcgtcgtagtcatGTATTGTATGTAGGTGATGGCTTCCATATCGATATATGCATATAGACATCACTTCGCAGTCAGTGGCCACCTCACCACCCTTCCTCCGTTAGTCAGTCAATTTTGCTGGCATCCGCATAAACATAAATCCCATAAACAATGGATGGTAACAGTCTGTAACCTCGAATGGGAAACACTCTTACAGGGGAGTTGCTTTATTCAACTACGAGTATTCCTAGACAATTTCCATTCTTTATCCAtctttctcttatttttaGATCACTTGCATTTTCTTATCTAAAGTATTTTCATATCAATTTACCACATAGGGTTTCCCTTCTGAGAGCGTGCCTTCCATCTACTAATCTGCATAAGAGAATGTATTTTATGGGTCTGCGgtcccaccagcagcaggttTACGATGTTGACCCCATCATCGGAACTGTaacgcacacaaacatacacacatacaatatacccaTAGCAGAAACACATGTAAATATTcgattttatgcaaatttttaacCTTTTCCTGAGCTAAGCAGCCGTTGGCGTGTCTTTAGAGAATTTTGGACGCCAACTGGGGGTTACGATGCGCTCCTTACACTGTCCCTTCCTCCATTCCATGAATTTCCTTTTCCTGATTTTAAAGTTGAAAAGTCAAGACGCCGGAGCGCTTTTTATGGCACATTTGCATGTCGACTAAGCCCAGATCCAAAGATAGGTGGCAAGCCTGGCGCCAAAGGTGTAGGTACTACTTATATCGCATGACATTGGGGCGGGCCGTGCGAATAACGGAAGCGCAAATAGATGAAGATATTAAGATATATGGGGCACAACTACCCATACCACTGAATGTtcattgtatgtgtgtaaatgCAGGTACTTATTACGGTACTTGAAGGGGCAAAGACTAACTGTAAATTCTCATTCAACGAACAACGATCGATATGCAATGCTATCCAAAGCTTTCTTTCTCTACGTTTTTGTTCTATGTTTAGCTGccagctccatctccctctttcagcttatctctctcttttcctacTCCATTCACTGTTCAATCGAATATCATTTGGAACTCTTTCTATCCACTTCTCCTTTTCCATCCGCTGAATCGAAGAACATttccaactctctctctctctctgtattccCGGCTGGAACGAAGATCATTTCTATATATAGCGATCAGCTAATTGACGACACTATCAGCATGGGAAGGGAATGCAattagctctctctctctctgtcattcTCTATTGCTGTGGAGTTGGATTGTCAAAATTACGGCAAAGAACTCCAACAGCAACTCCCACGTGACGACATCGAAATCATatcagccacacacatacacacacactaccGTAAAGTGGCTTATCGCCGTTCTGTTTAAACATTGAAAAGACGAGAgggaaaagcaaacataaaagaGTAAGTAGAATGCGATAGAAAGGCGACCCTGGACGGAGAACACTCCTTTTACAGTTGGAAATGGAAGATGGGCTAGGCCAAGGTAAAATATACAGAAGGTAATTGAATCCCGATCTTCGCTTGGCTTGATTCTGGTCAGGGTGCCAACTGGTGACCACTATATCGGTCTGTTGTGTAAGTGCCTTACCTTCAGCTTGAATGGGGCTTGGGCTAGGCCCTGGCGACTATTCCAAAAACAATGGCCATTTGAAAAGCGTCGAAACGAGTTTTAAATATAGCTTGGCCCAGTGTGTGACGTCACCCACAGCCCGACCCAGGCGCAAATAGCCAAGAATGACAATAGCAACGACAGAGAAAAGCGAGCTCAACTAAAAGCAACGTCAATGCAATGGCGATTGGATGCGATGCTATAGGTTTTCAAATTTAGTTTTCAGTTGGGGAATATGGACGCggtgccatgccatgccaggcCAGAGATTTTGCCGCGCGCACATACCACAACAAATCCACAttacaacgacaacagcattCACCTGCAGGGGGCCCCTCCGCAACCTCACCCGCCCACTAACCTGCTAGCGAGAACTATTTGGTCGAGTGATTCGACAAAGAGATACCCTGTACCAAGTGACTTACATCTACAGGTGGTATTGAATGTTAATTTTCATAGTTTTAGGGgcggaaacaaacaaatttttttaaGCTGTTGCAAATCGATGTTCGAACAGACGACGAATGAATTTGACTGAACCCAATCGTGGATGCTAACACATAAACGGACATTAAACTCACATACCTTAGTACATTCAGAGTAATGGATATAAAAACAACACGGCCATTTGCCGCTCATGCCAGCCACTGCGcatgctccctctctctgaaAAGCTGGTTTATATgacactctttctctctcccactctctcatCGGgcaagtgtgagtgtgtgtatgttgtaTTAATAAAAGCAACCAACGCATTTTTGCTACTAAAAtccaacacaacacaaaactgaaaagGAAACCCGAACTGGCGGCGACTGAAGAAGACTTTGATGGGAAGTGTAGTACTGCGTAATCAATTTTTTTGGGAACATTTCTGGACTATTTTCGTGGTTCTATCTGGGAATGGGTGGCAGGGGTTGTTACAGTTACACAGTTTCTAATTGGAACGTAGTGTGGTGGTATGGCGTATTGGAAGAAGACTCACCAAACTGTTATTAGCTTTTCGGAATGGCTATGTATGGATATTCACGGGATCTGGATTAGAGCTGCAGCCACACCACACTTCACACAACATAACACTTAATTTTGGAGAGATGCTACTTTTTGGGGGTATTTTCTATtaaaaactgtaattttatcAACGaaaatttggaattttatctgtaattttcatttaacaaCATTCTCAATACGAGCTTTTGCACTTTgattctgtttttatttttcaaatattgtAACGAACACGGCAGAGCACGGTCAAAATGGAGCTCCAGAAACGCTCCACGGGATCCAGAGAAAATTTATTATCAACTGCGAGAGCTCCAAAGTAAACTGAAAATTACATTGCAGCGTTGGCGCTTTTGAGCTCTCTGCCCCCACTTGGTCGTTGCGGTCGCTGCTCCAATGCTGCCAGTTCAGCTAGTTTACAGCTAGTTTTGGCCATCCATGGTTTTGATTggtatacaaaatatgaaattgtTCGAAATGTTGACTCCGTATTTAtccattttctgtttttttgtcaGATTATTTTGAATTGGacaaatacatttgtatgttaTTAATCAAAAAAATGCGTTAGCAAAATTGTCTCATATGTCCATCTAGCTATTAGCTAGCTATCTAGCTATAAGTTGCCAacactgctctgctctctcagATTGCTTATAACGATGATGGGGCTTGGCTGCGATGTATTGCACGATGGTAATTTCGATATTTTGTGTTTGGAATATGCGCcgttaaatttcaattgaggATGTGAACTTTTTGTAAGcttacatttttcatattttgtcCAATCTGGCTCTTTTATGtgtataattattaattattataattatgatTAGGGATCGTGTTGCACGATtggaaattttcattttcgtgaAATACCTTCCACCTAGAATATACTTTTTTGCCCAGCCAGTATATGgtattttaaaaacattttttggtatATACCGGTATATTTCTGCTGGTCTGTTTTCGATAAGTCCGCgctttattgtttattatattctttcatttaattgtcATTTAACAATGAATTTATTGCCAAAGACACGCGAAGAGTTCGCGCAAACCGACTACTGGAACGAGTTCTTCAAGAAGCGTGGCGAAAAGGCCTTTGAATGGTATGTAAAAAGTTAGTTTTAGgaccaacaaaaagcaacatgTGTTTTTTAACCAAAATTGCATATACAATTTCCTAGGTATGGCGAATATCTGGACCTATGCGATcagatacacaaatacattaAGCCGGTGGACAAGATTCTGATGCTGGGATGCGGCAACTCCAAACTGAGCATGGACATGTATGACACGGGATTCAGGTACGGAAAAAGCCGAGTCTCTATGGAATATTATAACCCAAAAGCATTGCCCCACACAGAGACATAACCAACATTGATATTTCGCCGGTGGCTGTGAAGAAGATGTTGGAACAAAATGCGCGCACGCGTCCGGACATGAAGTTCCTGCAAATGGATGCCACAGCCATGACATTTCCCGACGAGAGTTTCTCTGTGGCCCTGGACAAGGGCACATTGGATGCGCTATTTGTGGATGATGCCGTGGAAACTCGAGCTGTGGTGGAGAACTATTTCAAAGAGATTTTACGTACCATGAGGTTAGTAGGCCCAGGCGTCATCATGTTTCCTTGGATCAAGCAATATTAATTCCATTGTAGGAATGGCGGTCGCTATGTGTGCATATCCTTGCTGCAGGAGCACATCCTCAATTTTCTGCTGGACTTTCTGCCCCGTCACAATTGCATGCTGCGCATCGTACACTGTTTGGGCGTGGAGCAGGCCAACAAGGAGAAGAATGCCGATGATGCCATGAAGCTGCCAGTTTTTGTGGTCGTTGCCACAAAATTTAAGAGTCTTCCCATGCCCGTTAGTAGATGCCAAATGTAGCTGTAGAACATTTACTCATCTCATTTGTTATTTACAGATTTTGGAATTCGGTTTGGGCAACGATAAAATGCAAAGGTTTACGGAATCTTCGGAGCTAAGCAACGCCGTGTCTTCCGTGCAAAAAGCCGCCCTGGTATGCAATGGCTTGGCCCGCTCCAGCATTGCCGGACACGATGAGGTGACGCTGGATCTGTATCGACCCTCGGAGAATACTCCGCGCTATAGCATATACATTTTGGATCAGCCGGCAGCCAGAGGCCTGGGCAAATATGCGGCATTTATTGTGCCGCAGGGCAGAGAAGTTGAGTGGCTCTTTGGCACGCCCGCGGGACGCAAGAAGTTGCAGGCATCGGCCAAGTTTCAACGCCTGGCGGTAATTACGCTGCATCGCGATCAAGTCTACAATACCCTCGACGAGGTCAAGGCAGAGCTGGGCGACACCGTCACTAGTTTGGCTCCGTTTGGACTTAACGAACAGATTCCATATCTATCGCTGGGCAGCGACGTGGGCAAGCGGGAGACACTGATCAGTGGCTTCTCCAAGATATCCGGCGAGTTTCGCATCGAGGAAGTGGCAGCCGGTGGCAAAACGTTGCGGCGTCTAATATTTCTCAGCAATCAGTTTGTTGTGCAATCAGAGGCGCTGGTAAAGACAAGTAAGTGGAGTAGAACAATGGCTCTATGGGGAAATTTCTAATGTTTCTGTTTTACTTTAGTTAAAATCAAGGGCAAAAAGGAGCGCAAGAAGATTGACTTTGGTTATTTGGCCTGTCAGCATCACTTGTACATGTCCGTGGGCGTTCAACTGGCCACAACGCTGCAGAATCCCAAGAAGAATGAACAAAAAGATGTGCTAGTCATTGGACTCGGCGGCGGTGGACTGTGCAGCTTTCTACATGGCGCGCTACCGTAGGTTTATAGCATCTACTTGCTGTTTATTTCGTTAATGTAATTCCTTTGCAGTCATTCACGCATTACGGCTGTGGAGATCGATCCCATAATGCTGGAGGTGGCTGAGCAATATTTCGAACTGAAGCAGGACAAACGCTTCCATGTGGTCATTGACGATGGTCTGGCCTTTGTGGAGCGCTGTCGTAATGAAGGTAGAGCTACCCTTATCTATCCCTTAATTGGGTTCCTCTGTAACGtgtttattctttttataGACATCCACTTTGATGCCGTCCTGTTCGATGTGGACAGCAAAGATCTCAGCTTGGGCATGAGCTGTCCACCACAAGGCTTTCTAGCCCACGATGTGCTCCTGCACATCAAGGAGATTATTGGACCCAAGGGTCTGTTCATGCTCAATCTGGTGTGTCGTGATGAGACGCTCAAAGCGGAGGCCATGGCCAATTTGCAAAAGGTTTTCCCGGCCGTCTGCAGCTacaagctggaggaggacaTCAACGAGGTGGTCTACTGTGCCAACGATGAAAAGTACAAAACGGTGGAGCACTGGCAAAAGGCCATGGGCACCGCAGGCCGTGGCCTAAACACGGCCATCAAAGAGCACAAGCTGGCCAATGAGGATGCGCTCGAAGTGGCAGACTTCCTCAGCGAATTGAAGATATAGAAGAAtcgttttttaaataaatgttaagtGTATTTTagttataaattaaaaagctAAACTATTAACTAATTGTATTGTAGAATTGctaataataacaaaattgctaaatgtggcaaaagaaaacgtattgcaaaatgttttttcgcTTTCATCAAATTAAAGTAAGGGATTTTCAGATAGCAAGAATAACGAGGCATGGaattacacatacataaacgtatacatacatatttagcGTACATTTATCAACTTAAGTTtcgtaattaaattatttcagTTAAACGATTTTTCGTAGACAAAAGTTGCCTTCGTTTGGGTTTAGGTTTTTCGGCTGCTAGCAGGCAACAGCACAAAGTTCGTTGCTAGAAAAGGTTTACAAAATAGAAGTAAGTACTagaatttgttgtttctcGTTGCAGTCATTTAAAAGGAACTGAAATTGGGGGCCACTTTTCATACTTTTCtaccaaaacaaatatataacaatttatttatcaacGGCTCTCTCCATGGTGAACACTGGGCTTTAAAATATAGCAAGAAAGGTCTCAAAAAACTTTgcgaaataaattattaaaagcgcgctgcttcttcttcgtggtggaggaggtggtgctgccgccgctgttgctgccgctgctgctgccacccgcTTGGCCATTACCATTCGGTGTTATGCTGCTGCACTCCCCCGAGGAGCGTATGGCCTCGCCGAGTATGCGAAATGAGTTTTGTGTCGAATTGGAGTTCGAATTGAGTGGAAAATTCACCTCGGACAGCGAGGAGCTATCCAGGCTGGAATTGGGCAGACTTTTGGTCTGCTTTGAATgatgatgcggctgctgctgttgctgcttctcgcTGCGCTTCAGGCGATACCACTCCCATGAGGTGGACTCGTGCACCGAATGGCTGTTCTTGATGCCGCCAAAGCCATTGAAGCTGCCGCCCTTGTTCTTGCTCTTGCTGAACGGCGACTTGAAGAAGGCAGGCGAGGACAGCCTTCGCGACTTCTTGGTTGcctgcttctgcagctgcggctgctccgcGCCATTGGACTTGCCATCGACCGCATCCAGCACGAGGTAGCCGGAGGGACCCTCTGGCATGAACTCGTTGTAGGCCAGATCGCTGGTGGGTATAAAGTTGGCCAAATCATCATCGTCCAGCATTAGACTCTCATCGAAATCGCTCTGCGATGTGGGCTCCTCCTCCAGGGCCAGCTCATTCTGCATCATGCTAGCCGGCGCCGACTCCTGCCGCTTGAGCGCCAACTGCTGTTGCAGCGACTTCTTTTTGCTGGCCTTCATACCACCCGACAACGATGACgacggctgctgcttcagGCTCTTTAGAGTGTCTGTAAAGGATATCAGTGGTTAGTTGTACTCTGACTGGCATTTGTGAAGGTTTTTTGTGGCTTACCCGCATCGAAGAACGTGTCCAGCTGCTCGCCGGCACTGGCTTGCATCTCCGTCGTGTCCAAGCTGTTGTGCCACGAATGTTTCGCGCCCTTGCGGCGATGCAGCGAGGCTCGTAGATTGGGATTTCCACTCATCATATTGGCagcaatgttgttgttgctgccatagCACACGGATATCttgcgctgcctgctggccagCTCCTGGCAGCCACCCACATGCTGGCTATCGCCGCAGTCCTTCAGTATGAGCATTGCCTCCTCGCTGGGTCGGCGCTGCTTGGGCGAGGGCTGGTTGAGCATCTGTTCGTAGGATTTGCGACGATCCAGCTTCGGTTTGGCTGCCCTAGCCTGGCTGGATGGCTGATCCTCCTTGAGCTGCTGCGTCTGGCGGCGCAACTTGCGGTAGTAGACAGTGCCCAGCACGAGCATCAGAAAGATAAAGCTGCCcacaatgatgatgacgagAATGCAGGCCTGCACTTGGTAGCTCAGCGCACGCACCTCGCCGGCCAGCTCGGCACTTTGCTGCTGGtagagctgctcctgctcgatGTATCGCCTGCTCTGGTCCTCCAGCGAGCGCACCGTCAGCGTCTGTTGCGTAAgcgtctgctgcagctcctccacctgctTCTTGTAGCGGCGCGACAGCTCCTCCAGATACTGCCCAGACAGCGACATGTTCCTCTCGAGCGCCTGTGGAAGACAGAAACATTAGCAAAAGGTTTTTATCGTGGCATTGGATTCGGGTATGGGCTGCCTCTGATGACGTTCGTCGGCAAGGTAGCGGCGCCCCTCAGCTTGTTGTTGGCCCTTGGGCGGAGCCCTGAACGGGAAGTGACTCTGCTGCCACTTGTAATGAGCAGCCAACACGCAAGTTGGGCCATAAACAAATCAGAAACTGATTGGGTCAACAGGAAGTGGAATAAGGGATACTCTCCTTCCGGCAGGAAGCAACGGTGGGGTGgatacaaaacacaaacctTATCGGAGAGACTAGAGTGTAATGAACACAATTTTTTCGTCATGCACACgacatgtattttgtttttgaaaatgtATCAGAGAAAAGGCCGTTGAAAACCATCCAAGCCTTCGAATATCCTCACtatcaacaaatatttgttgtcaTGCACAGGACATGTACTTTGtttatctatttttttttgcagaatACAGCTCTGAGCATAGGAAAAACCTTCGCAAACCCATTATATAAGACGTTCCCTCAGGTACACTTATTCCTCTGTTTTTGTATCCATCTATAAATCCTATTTCTGACACTAGCTGCCACAATAACAGTCCTATCCCTTGGCAGGGTataattttgctttgttttcctACACAACCAAGGCCCTTCCATGGTCTTCCATGGCCTGTCTGCGCGTGGGTGGGTTggggtttgtttgtttccacGTTTGTTGGAGCGCTGCCACGCCAACTGCTGACGCACTTGCCCCAAGAACTGAagttctctgtctctctttggaGTTCTTTGCACTCACCTTGATGCGATTGGAGAGGCGTATGAATACACTCTCCGACTGCGCGCCATTCGTTAGCTTCTGTTGCAGATTCACATTGGATCCAATGccgcctgctccagctccggcaGTGCCTACGCCAACGCCTACACCCAAATGgttcccatttccattgcccgccacggctgctgcagcggcagcggctgcactACCTCCTGCGGTTATGGAGGCCACTGTGGTGGTCAACAGATTGTCCAGACTCTCCCAATTGGCGGGATTGCTGTCCTCGATGGCCAGTTCAGCGTTGTGCGGCAATTCGCTGGAGCTGGGCGCCATTGTTGTGGCTTCCACATCGCTGGGCGACTCCACCAGAGTGGGTGTAACAGGTGCCGAGGAGACTGTTGGCTGGGTGGGCGCCACAGGCAGCTCCAGTTCCTCCAGCTCTGCGGGCACATTGAATATATTCACATCTGCGGGCGTGGAGTTCGTTGTGGCGGCAGTTGCGGTCGCTGAGGGCTGGGATTGTTCCCCGATTGAGGGCAGCTCTTGGCTATCCACAGCCTCGGGCGTTACAATTTCGAGGCTTGCTTGGTTTTCCATGGGTTTTTCTACAATCAattcctgctggctgctgctgctgctcctcgtctCTGTTGCCGCTGTGGCATTCTCCtgcgctggctctggcggcGGCTTCAGTTCTGGTGTCGCTTCCAACTGCTGATCCACGGTGTTGTTTTGCTCTGCCTGGAGCAGCTTGCACATGGCACCCACATGCTCCGCTGGCAGCATGCTCAGAAAGTAACTCTGCCGCTTGGCCAGGCCACTCGATTGATTGCTGCTCCACAGGCCAATGCCATACTCCTCCTGGCACACGCCACTCTGCAGCAGATCCGCCCGCAGTTGACTGTGATTGAGCAGCCCTTGGAGCTGCTGAAACTGACACGACAGCAGACTGTTGATACGCTGCACCAGCGTAGAGTTGCAGCTGGCACAGCTAAAGGAGCCAAAAGTGGGCGTCCGGCAGAGCAGCGACTCTGCGGACCATTTAAATGCCTTTGTGGGTTTCACCAGCACTTCGGCGGCTTTCTTGACCATTGATATGACCGCATCGGAGGCGCTTTGAAAGAtcccaccaccgccgccgccgccagcgttgcctttgtggctgctgccctgctcaaaatcatcatcaaaGTCATCCATCTCATCGCTGGGACGTATCTCCGTTTCGAATGCCTCAAACTCGGAGGTGCCAAACACACGGAACAGCGAAACGGGACAGAAATGCTCCTTGGAGTAGTGCGAATGTATGTCCACGCGTACGAATTTCCCAAATAAATGTGGATGCAACTCAAACGTCTGCACCGTGCGCTTATCCTCCGCCGCAAAGCGTCCCACATTGCTCCAGTCGCGTGTGGGAAATCGCTTCGAAACGGCCACCGTAAAGTTCTTGGGCGATGAGCTGAACAGCTCAAAGTTGGCCAGTTCCACCTTTTGGGCTTGTATGGCCTCGCACAGCTCCACGACGAACCAAATGCGACTGCCGCACGTGCTCAGCATGTACTCATCGCTGGATTGGGTCAACACGGCGCCTGTGTTGGTGGCATCGCCATTCGAGGCAATGATCTTCGCACCACAATCGGGCGAGGCATAGTTCTTGGAGCGCAGCTTCAGTGTCGATGGTTTGCCACTCGCCGATCCCGTGTTGTTCCTTCGCTGTGCTGAATTATTGGCCACCTGCTGTTCCAGCTCCATGGCCTGCTCGCGACTCGCTTCCGCCtccatttgcttttgcgcCCACTCGGAGAACACGGGCATGGGCACCTCTTCATTCGCTTTAGTCAGATTTGCCTTTGGGGCCATTGTGTCATTTGTTGTTCCCTCTGCAACTCCTGCTACTCCTCCAGTTTGCTGCTCTTCGCTGGTCCCATTCCCAGTGCCGTCATCTCCTGCAGCGCCCAGAGCCTCTGCTGATGCAACCAATCCATCCAGATCATAGCCTCCACCGGGATCATTGATTTTCGGCATTTGTTCATCTAAAAAGGGATGGAAAAAGCCTTTAGTTCTATGGAGAATTCTTGACAGTAGgaaaatatgtagaaaataGTGCGTTTCGGAGGGTTTTAGTAAAGTTTGTTTGCTGGTAATATCGATAAACATTGGGAATGCTATCgaaataatacaaaaagtCTTCCATATTCAAGAAAAATCCAAATTAGAAAAAGATTTGGCACAGAATTATCTAAAATGATAAATAATGTTATCGATCAATATCGCACGATAGCGAAATATCGAGGCTGTAGTACAGATTTGATCGAAGATCTACACTTTTTAGGTATTTTTGTGACTTATTCCGCTCTTTGCTACACACTcttgaaacgcactgtacatgTGCCTATCGATTATTATCGTGAAATCCCGAATGAAGTCTAAGGTCTCAGCTCTTTAaagcaattgcaaaaattttTTTGCgtcttctttctctcttttgagCTTCATTTTCAGTTAATCTTCAGCTATAAGCctctgaaacgcactgtacataTTAAGTACACACGTGTACTAACATTACATCATCTACATGTAAAGTCTTACCCTTCTGAGGCACTTCCTTGACTGCCTCAAACAGTGGCTGCAGCgtttgctcctcctgctcctgctgttgttgttgctcctcgCTTTTGTTGCTCGTCGGTGACTGTATCTCCTCGAGTATAACAGATTCCAGACGATTCTTGAGGCGATCCAGCGGCAGCTCCGTAACTGTGACAGTTGGCAGCTCCGTTATGATCTCTGGAAAGCTaataaaagaaacagaaataaatgaatttttgaGTGGAATTTAGAGCAACATTTTATGTGTAATTTATTGCTATAATATGTAAGTATTTCGCACCTCATAAATACCGTTGATATGGCTATTATTTGTGAGAACCATATAATCCAGAAGAATATTAAAAACATCGTTAAATTCGTTTTCAACTTTTTCAACTCACAACAAATGAACTTCACAGCGAATTGTAGCAGCATTTTGTTACATTCGTTTTGTGGTTGTCTGGGTGTCTGGGTACGGGGGGCTGGCTTCGTattatacaatatttatatggagAATTATTATAGATCATTAACGAGTCGATcgagtggcaacaacagctgtGACCCTAAGCAAGAGTTACTTCCCAAGCACATCCGTGTGTGTACTGACACGTTGAAATCTTTTGGGTTGATTTGTCGCTAAAGCAATTTATTAACTTAACTGGCAGCTCTGTAGCAGTCTCTGAGGTGTCGCTAAGTGTGTAAATATCATGGCATGGAATAATAAAAACTCTAAGTGacaatgggaaatatttttggagTGCGCCGTACTGGGATGGAATGAAAAGGGTATATGAGACTTTCTGTTGCTTGGGCAGTTTGCGATTTTTAACCAAAAATAATGTATTTTCCAGGGTATGCTTGTGGTTCATGTGGAGCTATTAGTCAGTCTTTAATTTCTGGTTCCTTTTGTTGTACTTAAATGCAAAGTATACCCGTAATAAATAGTTTCCTTTGGTGTGAAGTTTAAAATTAGGAAAACTCGCACTATTTGTTGTTCTGCATAAAAATATCACATGAAAGCGGTATCCCATAGTCGTAACATTCAACTTTAAgcattttttgtattaaaacTACAAAACAAGTGCGAGCGCGCTCGAGATCTGCAGTTGAAACAGCTGTGAGTGACGTTGAACAGAATAACTCTGagaacagagagcgagagagcgagcgagcaacgGAATGGGAATTCATCGattaaaaaatgttattgATAACAATcgcaaatgaataaaaatattcatgaGCTtcaagaacagcaacaacaactaaattCTATATGGAAAATCTGTGATGTGGGGTAAAACACAGGTTTAAAGTGCGCTCCCGAAGCTGATTACAGAAAAAGGAATTCCCagatttaaaaacaaaaataaagaaaaaatttaaataaataatctaaaaataataacaataaatataacatagggaaaagaaaattaaataatatacatctcacatatacatatacaactGTCTCAAAATCATATTTCTCAACTTTTGTTATTAGCTTGTTTGCAAAATTATTTTGGTGTTCAAAAATTGCATGTGACAGTGTCAAATTTGACAGttcgaaatgcaaaaaccatCAAACTAATTAAACAGACTGAAATAAGTGCATATAAGGATCTATATTATAGATCTGCGATGCATCAAGAAGCTTTCTCTCCCACGTAT
The sequence above is a segment of the Drosophila subobscura isolate 14011-0131.10 chromosome U, UCBerk_Dsub_1.0, whole genome shotgun sequence genome. Coding sequences within it:
- the LOC117901592 gene encoding SUN domain-containing ossification factor isoform X1 encodes the protein MLLQFAVKFICCELKKLKTNLTMFLIFFWIIWFSQIIAISTVFMSFPEIITELPTVTVTELPLDRLKNRLESVILEEIQSPTSNKSEEQQQQQEQEEQTLQPLFEAVKEVPQKDEQMPKINDPGGGYDLDGLVASAEALGAAGDDGTGNGTSEEQQTGGVAGVAEGTTNDTMAPKANLTKANEEVPMPVFSEWAQKQMEAEASREQAMELEQQVANNSAQRRNNTGSASGKPSTLKLRSKNYASPDCGAKIIASNGDATNTGAVLTQSSDEYMLSTCGSRIWFVVELCEAIQAQKVELANFELFSSSPKNFTVAVSKRFPTRDWSNVGRFAAEDKRTVQTFELHPHLFGKFVRVDIHSHYSKEHFCPVSLFRVFGTSEFEAFETEIRPSDEMDDFDDDFEQGSSHKGNAGGGGGGGIFQSASDAVISMVKKAAEVLVKPTKAFKWSAESLLCRTPTFGSFSCASCNSTLVQRINSLLSCQFQQLQGLLNHSQLRADLLQSGVCQEEYGIGLWSSNQSSGLAKRQSYFLSMLPAEHVGAMCKLLQAEQNNTVDQQLEATPELKPPPEPAQENATAATETRSSSSSQQELIVEKPMENQASLEIVTPEAVDSQELPSIGEQSQPSATATAATTNSTPADVNIFNVPAELEELELPVAPTQPTVSSAPVTPTLVESPSDVEATTMAPSSSELPHNAELAIEDSNPANWESLDNLLTTTVASITAGGSAAAAAAAAVAGNGNGNHLGVGVGVGTAGAGAGGIGSNVNLQQKLTNGAQSESVFIRLSNRIKALERNMSLSGQYLEELSRRYKKQVEELQQTLTQQTLTVRSLEDQSRRYIEQEQLYQQQSAELAGEVRALSYQVQACILVIIIVGSFIFLMLVLGTVYYRKLRRQTQQLKEDQPSSQARAAKPKLDRRKSYEQMLNQPSPKQRRPSEEAMLILKDCGDSQHVGGCQELASRQRKISVCYGSNNNIAANMMSGNPNLRASLHRRKGAKHSWHNSLDTTEMQASAGEQLDTFFDADTLKSLKQQPSSSLSGGMKASKKKSLQQQLALKRQESAPASMMQNELALEEEPTSQSDFDESLMLDDDDLANFIPTSDLAYNEFMPEGPSGYLVLDAVDGKSNGAEQPQLQKQATKKSRRLSSPAFFKSPFSKSKNKGGSFNGFGGIKNSHSVHESTSWEWYRLKRSEKQQQQQPHHHSKQTKSLPNSSLDSSSLSEVNFPLNSNSNSTQNSFRILGEAIRSSGECSSITPNGNGQAGGSSSGSNSGGSTTSSTTKKKQRAFNNLFRKVF